Genomic window (Neoarius graeffei isolate fNeoGra1 chromosome 13, fNeoGra1.pri, whole genome shotgun sequence):
AGAACAATTCTTGGTAGTGTTTTGAACCAGATTGGAGGTTGGACATGGGGGGTGATGCGGAAGCGGCTTGTGCGTGAGGGGCGACATGGAAGCAGGTTGTTTTTGTGATGCTGAAGCCTACCTCATGCTGTCAGCCATGTTAGCTGTGCTCTGCTCCAGGTTGGATGAGGAGACGTAGACGGACATGCTAGGATGCTCGATGAGCAGGTCCTCCATGGGGCTGGTCTCAGCTGGCGCTCCCTCTGCAGTGAAACAGGGTGGAGGAGTGATGAACCAGCTCTCATCCAACCCACAGGGGGTGGGGTCAGACGGCACATTCGCTCCACCTGACCCAAGCGGGGAGGGAGAGTCGAGGGAAAGCGGGGAGTGAAGGGAACGAGACGAGGGAGGACACGCCGCCAGAGAGCGGCCTGCTCTAGTCCTGCGCCGTTTGCATGAGAAAGGGGCGGCGTCACCTGTACGAGAGAGGGGAGTGGCTACATCACATCCAGATTCCACCCTCGGACACTCACTATGTGGAAGAGATTGTGCTATCGATGGGACCTCCGCCCCGTCCTCACCCAAAGGGGTACAGTTGCTATCACCTGATGGGGGAGGGGTGCAGATAGGGGTGCAGGGTATAAAGTAAAGGGTGGAAAAGGCAGCAACAGGAAATAAAAGCCATGCAAGTAGGGGTTGCCATAAAACATCAACATACAAAACACACAGCAGAGAGAGGAACAGAGTCAAAACGGGGAGACAGGAgaaggttaaaaaaaagaaaaagaaaaaacaaaacataagacATAAAATTGTCATTAGTTAAATGAAGTGTTTGTGATTGTTTTACAGAAATCTCAAGTGAAAGGTTGCACCTTCTTTCTCTTTTTCATACACCCATCATTTAGCTTtgactaggggtcgaccgataatcggcctggccgatatatcgggccgatattctgcatttttagggttatcggtatcggccataacttccaccgatatgccgataacatgcctttttgcagccatttcattcctaacACGaccgtcactgcacgtcctttcctgcactcgcctctctgagttcaagaacacggtcctgcccaccacaacatctgatttgtttggcacaagagatatagccaatcgacacgtgtagctaaacgctgtgaactgtttcaaggcggtcgtacgggcactcgggcagaagcggcacaagggatacagccaatcaacacgcgtagctaaacgctgtgaactgtttcaaggcggccgtatgggcattcgggcagaagcagatcccacttcaaggtaaggacacgctgcttttgccgcaataagtcacaaacacacaagttgcaaaagcacaacatcattatatgtttacattcttcatctactactcgttaaaattgtccgtttgcatctgtgtagccaggcaaacttcgcttacggaaggaagcacttgaattagcctacaaccaactagtctcgctgaaactacatgtaatgcttccttcactacaatataatcctcctaaattgggaatattaggcttgggcattaaaagcattagaatgtagacggttacttgttaagttgttacacaatagggagtgatagccgactttgtttgattttactttttaaaaaatgctgcaggcagctccctacacttgatttgttatttaaaaactacttgaagttggtaagtcttacttagttcttcgtgtaaaagaatccagaatgaattttcatttattttccactgaaaatggtgagctgtattatagtagggagtgatttatttttctattggtgaatatttattttattattttatttctcattttattctaactaatgtttgactttattgtacaaatgctgctggcatctccctgcacaaaatttcatgttcaattttacaattaaacatacatttcatggatatgaaggtctgtgtcagtgtgtgctatgtttaat
Coding sequences:
- the LOC132896384 gene encoding tumor protein p53-inducible nuclear protein 2 isoform X2, translated to MFQRLSNLLFGAVEDVSAELNGPKPCVTEVDDEGWLLVSVPGDSNCTPLGEDGAEVPSIAQSLPHSECPRVESGCDVATPLSRTGDAAPFSCKRRRTRAGRSLAACPPSSRSLHSPLSLDSPSPLGSGGANVPSDPTPCGLDESWFITPPPCFTAEGAPAETSPMEDLLIEHPSMSVYVSSSNLEQSTANMADSMRMSESAPAPVTPRLVRGSGCQAVPLAKVTQASRVQRAKARMERRHLGRGHTQRQNRIRQKIPCHVAHTRNSFLHQPCQRGFYH
- the LOC132896384 gene encoding tumor protein p53-inducible nuclear protein 2 isoform X1 → MFQRLSNLLFGAVEDVSAELNGPKPCVTEVDDEGWLLVSVPGDSNCTPLGEDGAEVPSIAQSLPHSECPRVESGCDVATPLSRTGDAAPFSCKRRRTRAGRSLAACPPSSRSLHSPLSLDSPSPLGSGGANVPSDPTPCGLDESWFITPPPCFTAEGAPAETSPMEDLLIEHPSMSVYVSSSNLEQSTANMADSMSRMSESAPAPVTPRLVRGSGCQAVPLAKVTQASRVQRAKARMERRHLGRGHTQRQNRIRQKIPCHVAHTRNSFLHQPCQRGFYH